The Oceanicaulis sp. nucleotide sequence TGTCCGAGAGCAGGATCTTGCGGCCCGAGGGGGTCCGCACTGCGCGCGTCGTAGGGTCGAGCGTGGCGAACGGCATGTCCTTGGCGAGCACTTTCGCTTCGGACAAGCGATTGAAAACGCTCGACTTACCGGCGTTTGTGTAGCCTACGAGCGCGACCGTCGGCCAGGGCGCGGCCTTGCGGCGCTTCCTGTGCAGCTCCCGGGTGCGTTTGACCTCGTCGAGCTCGCGGCGGAGCTTGGCCATCTTGTCGGCGAGAATTCGCCGGTCGGTCTCAATCTGGGTTTCGCCGGGCCCGCCCATGAAGCCCTGCCCGCCCCGCTGGCGTTCCAGGTGGGTCCAGGTGCGCACCAGGCGGGAGCGTTCATAGGTCAGACGTGCGAGTTCGACCTGCAGCCGGCCTTCGCGGGTCTGCGCCCTGCGGCCGAAGATTTCGAGAATCAGCCCGGTGCGGTCGACGACCTTCACGTTCAGCGCTTTTTCGAGATTGCGCTGCTGGACCGGGGTGAGCGCGGTGTCGACGATCAGGACCGAGACGCCGAGTTCGGCGCAGCGCTCCTTGAGCTGCTCGACCTTGCCGGAGCCGAAATAGGCGCCGGGGTCGAGCTTGCGGACCGGTTCGACCCGGGCTTCGACAGGAACGAGATCGAGCGCTTCGGCAAGGCCCGCAGCTTCTTCGAGGCGCGCCTCGGCGCGCTCGGGATCGGTGTCCCACCCCTGGGGATGGACGACGAGCGCGGTTTCGGCGGCGGGCCGGCGGTCGATCAATCCTCGCTCTCTCCGTCATCTTCGTCGCGCTCGAACAGCTGGACGGGCTGGCTCGGCATGATCGTGGAAATGGCGTGCTTGTATACGAGCTGGATCTGGCCTTCGCGGCGCAGAAGGACGCAGAAATTGTCAAACCAGGTGACCACGCCCTGCAGCTTCACGCCGTTCACCAGGAAGATCGTGAGCGGGGTCTTGCCCTTGCGGACCGCGTTCAGGAACACGTCCTGCAGGTTCTGTTTCTTATCGTTGGACATCGGTCTTCTTTGTTCTCGTTTCGCCGGACCGGACGGCCCGCCTGAACAGGTAAACAGCCTCGCGACGCGCCGCAACAGGCAACTCCGCCGCAGCGCCGCTCAGTCGCGCGCGAAGATCACGTAGACGGCCGCGGCGGCAGCCAGCACTTCGAGCCGGCCTGCGACCATCAGCAACGCGCAGGCGGCCAGCGAAGGTCCTGACAGCAGCGCGTAATCCACACCGCCGAGCGGGCCGGCGTTCGCAAGGCTCGCCGCCGCCGCGCGCCAGGCGTCGGAAAACTCCGCCCCGCCGAGCCCGATCGCCACGGCCCCGAAGCCGAGCGCGACGGGAAAGGCGATGGCGTAGACCCAGACCCCGGCGAGCGCGTCGTCGCTGACCGAACGGCCAGCAAAGCGTGTTCTCACCGCTGCGGACGGATGGGAGAGCAGCGAGAGCTCGCCGGCCGCCCGCCGCGCCAGAAGCAGGACCCGCGGCATCTTGATCCCGCCTGAAGTCGAGATCGGCGATCCGCCGACCATCGCCAGCAGCACCAGTGCGGCGATCGGAACCGGCGCCGCGGCCGAGGCGTCGAAGCCCGCCGTGGTCACCGCGAACAGCGCATCGAGCACGGCCGGACCCAGCTGCTCAGGGCCAGCCGTGAAAAGCGCCGCGATCCCGCACGCGCCGGCCACAGCCCCCATGGCGCGCAGCTCGCCCGTGCCGCGATGAGCCCTGAACCGCGATAGGAGTTCGTACTGCACGGCGAAATTCCAGGCTCCGGCCAGACACAGCGCGGCCAGTACGAGCACCGCCGGCGCCGGGATCGCCTCGAGCAGCGGAACCGAGAACGGCGTGAACCCCGCCGTCGCCACGCCCGACAGCGCCAGGCACACCGCTGCGAATGCTGGCGTCCCGCTCAGCATCAGGGCGAGCCACCCAACCGCCGTGGCGAGCGCGTAGACCAGCCCGAGGCGCCGGATCGCCCGACCGAAATTGGTGAACAGGTCGGCCCGCTCGACGGTCAGGAGGCTGGTGCGTCTGAGGCCCACCCCTCGCCTGTCTAGCGCGGCGAAAACGGTCGCGGCGAGCACGAGGCTCACCAGGCCGCCGAGCCAGGCGAGCCAGCATCGCCAGAGGATGATCGAGGCGGGCGCATCTTCCGCGGCGAGGACGACGGCGCCGGTCGTGGTCAGCGCGGAATAGGCTTCAAACAGCCCGGTGACGGAACCGCCCGTGGCCATGATGAAAGGCGGACTCGCGAAGAGGGGCGCGACGAGCCAGCCGTAGAAGGCGAGCCTCAGCGCAGCCGCTGCGCCTGCGGGCCGGTTGAGGCTCGCGGTGCCCGCCAATGTCGCGCCGCCGACGAAGATTCCGGCCGCAGCGGTGACGAAAAACCCGCGCATGACCGCCTCCTCGCCCTCCGCCGCGGCGAAAAGCGCAAACGGCGCGGCGCTCGCCCCCAGGGCCAGAAGGCCCCAGGCGAGCGCGCGGAACATGCGGGGCGACAGGCGCACGGGTCAGAAATACTGCAGGCTGACGCGGAACATCTGCTCGACCTTCGGCACCGCCGCCTTGAGCGCGAAGAACACCACCCGGTCGTTCTCCTCGATGGTCGCCGCGTCACGCGCGAAGAAAACCTTGTCGCCGCGCACCATGGCGGCGATCGCCACGCCTTCAGGAAGATCAAGACCGTTCAAAGGCTTGCCGACCAGCGGCGACGTTGCGAGCGCGACCCCTTCGAGCGCCTCGGCCTGACCGCCGGCGAGCGTCTGCAGCCCGGTGATCCGGCCCCGGCGGATGTGCTGCAGGATGGTGGAGACCGTCACGGCCCGCGGATCGATAAGCACGTCGACATCGAGCGCGGATTTGACCGGATAGAAGGCCTGATCGTTGACGAGGCAAAGCGAGCGCAGGGCCCCTTCCCGCTTGGCCATCACCGCGGAGAGCAGGTTCACCTTGTCGTCGTTGGTCAGACAAAGGGCCAGCTCGCAGTCCTCGACCCCGGCCTCGCGAAGCACCTCGCGATCAAGACCGTCGCCATGCAGGACCACCGTGCGGCGCAGCGAATCCGCCGCGCGCTCGGCCTGCTCCTTGTCACGCTCGATGAGCCGGACCCGCACGCCGCCGACCCGTTCGAGCGCCTTTGCGACATAGAGCCCGATATTGCCTGCGCCGACGATGACGATACGGCGTGCGCGCTGAACCGAACGGCCGAATACGTCGAGCGCACGCTTCACATGGCTCGCGGAGAGCCCGACATAAACGTCGTCGCCTGGCATGAGCGGGTCGGAGCCTTCGGGGATGAACAGCGTCTTGTCGCGATGAACCCCGACAATGTCGAAGCCGAGATCCGGAAAAAGTTCAAGGATCTGATCGCGGGAACTTCCAGCGACGGGCGAGCTTTCGTCCACTGAAAGCCCCAGCACCTGGACCCGCGAGTTCGCGAACGGCGCTGTTGCGAAAGCGCCCGGCGTTTCGAGCCGCTGCAGGATCGAACGGCTGACCTCGAGTTCCGGCGAGATCGTCACGTCGATCGGCAGCGCGCCCTGGCTGAACAGGTCGCCCCACCGCTTGTCGAGATAGCTCTGCGCCCTCACCCGCGCGATCCGCGTCGGGGTCTCGAACAGCGAATGGGCCACCTGGCAGGCGACCATGTTCGTCTCGTCGGAATAGGTCACCGCCACGAGCAGATCGGCGTCGCGCACGCCGGCGCGCTCAAGCACGTCAGGATGCGAGCCGTGACCGACCACGCCGCGCACGTCGAGATCGGTCGTCACCTTGTCGATGAGCTCGCGCGACCAGTCCACCACGGTCACCGCGTTGCCTTCGGCGGCGAGTTCGCGCGCGATCCCGTAGCCGACCCGGCCGGCGCCGCAAACGACTGCTTTCATGAGACGCCTTCGTGGAGCTTGGTCAGGAGGCTTTTTCCGCGTCCGCCTCGTCAGGCCGCGACGAGCCGTTCACGCCCAGCGTCTTGAGCTTTCTGTGGAGCGCTGAGCGTTCCATGCCGATGAAGCTGGCCGTACGCGAGATATTGCCCCCGAAACGGTTGATCTGGGCCCTGAGGTATTCGCGCTCGAACTTCTCACGCGCATCCCTTAGCGGCAAGGCGATCATGCGCTCGGCGTCGAAGCCGCCGGATTCCTCGCGACCGCGCCCTGCGACCTCGCCGGGCAGGCTGTCGAGCGTCACCGGCTCGTCGGGCTCGCCCGAGGCCAGGATCAGCAGCCGTTCGACGTTGTTTCTGAGCTGGCGGACATTGCCTGGCCAGTCATGGGCCTGAAGCGCAGCCATGGCGTCCTCGCCGATGCGCCGGCGCGGCAGACCGCTCATCGCCGTCAGCCGCTCGATGAAATGATCGACGAGGTCGGGAATGTCGTCGCGGCGTTCGGCCAGAGACGGCACGTCGATCGGCACCACGGCGAGGCGGTGATAGAGATCCTCGCGAAACCGGCCCTGGGCGATCAGCCCGCGCAGATCGCGCGCGCTCGACGACAGGACGCGGACATTCACCTCGACGTCGGCGCCGCCGCCGACGCGCCGGAAGCGCTGCTCGACCAGCATGCGCAGAAGCTTGCCCTGGGTGGCGAGCGGCATGTCGCCGACCTCGTCCAGGAACAGCGTGCCGCCATGGGCCTGTTCGAGCAGGCCGACACGTTCCACCGCGCCCTCGCGCTCGACGCCGAAGAGCTCCTCTTCCACCCGGTCGGGATCCATCGTCGCCGCGCCGACAGGCACGAACGCGCCGTCCTTGCGCAGCGAGCCGCCATGGATCATCCGCGCTATAAGCTCCTTGCCGCAGCCCGGCGGGCCGGAGATCAGCACGCGCGAATTGGTCGGCGCGACCCGGTCCACGGTCTGGCGCAGCAGAACGGCGGCCGGCGACTGGCCGACGAGTTCGCCGTGGATTTCGGTCTTGGCGCGAAGCTCGGCGTTTTCCCGGCGCAGGCGGCTGGTTTCCAGCGCGCGCTCGATGGTGACGATGAGCTTGTCGGACTTGAACGGCTTTTCGATGAAGTCGTACGCGCCCTTGCGAATGGCCGCGACGGCCGTCTCGATCGTGCCGTGACCGGAAATCACGACGACCGGAAGGGCCGGATCGGCCTTCTTCACTTCTTCGAGCAATTCGATGCCGTCCAGCCGGCTGCCTTGCAGCCAGACGTCGAGCACCGCAAGCGCCGGTTTTCTTTGCCGGATTGCGGCGAGCGCGGAGTCCGCGTCTCCGGCGTAGCGGGCTTCGAAGCCCTCGTCTTCGAGAAGGCCGCCGATGAGGTCGCGAATGTCCGCCTCGTCATCGACGATGAGGATGTCCTGGGCCATCTTGGGTCACGCCTCCGCTCGCGCCGGCGCTTCCAGCGCGCCTGGGTCGGGTTCAAGCAAGGGAAAGGCCAGTCTGACGACCGCGCCGGTCTGACCCTCTGGCGGGTCGTCCAGCTCAAGCCTTCCCCCATGGTCCTCCATGACGCGGCGCACGATGGCCAGGCCCAGCCCCGTGCCTTTCTCGCGCGTGGTCATGTAAGGTTCGGTCAGGCGCGCCTTGTCGGCGGTGGGCCAGCCCAGCCCGTCGTCGCGCGCTTCGATCACCCCGAAACCGTTGTCGCGATAGACCCGGACCGAGATCGATCCTTGCGTCTTCGCGCCGTCCTGCTCCATGCGGGCAGACACGCTTTCGGCGGCGTTTTTCAGAATGTTGGCGAGCGCCTGGCTCGCAAGCCGGCTGTCGCACTCCACAGTGACCGGCGCCTCGGGCATGGCGAACGGCAACTTGATCGCGGGGCTCGCCACTCGCTGGGCGAAAACCGCCCCACCCGCGATCTCGTTGAGATCGACCCGCTCCATTTTCGGCGCGGGCATCCGGGCGAAGGCGGAGAACTCGTCGACCATCCTGCCGATATCGCTGACCTGGCGCACGATGGTGTCAACGCACTTGTCGAAGGTTTCGAGACCGGCCTCCTCGACCTGGTCGCGGTAACGGCGGCGCAAGCGCTCGGCGCTCAGCTGGATCGGCGTGAGCGGGTTCTTGATCTCATGGGCGATCCGGCGGGCGACGTCGCGCCATGCGGCGTTACGCTGTGCGGCGACCAGGCGCGTGACGTCGTCAAAGGTGATGACGAGCCCGCCCTCCTCGTCGTGACCGGCCCGGACGTTGAGGTGCACGACAGCGCCGTCTTCGGCGGCGACGTCGATCTGACGCTCGGCGATCTCCTCGGGGCGGCGCAGCACGTCCTGAACGACCGTCTCGAACACCGGAGCGGCCGTCTCCAGCGGCTCGCCGACGAGATCTTCGGGCTCGCAGCCCAGCAACTGGGCGGCGGAGCGGTTCACCAGCATGATCCGGCCGCTGGGCTCGAGACCGATGACCCCCGCGCTGACGCCGGTCAGGACGGCCTCGATGAAGGCGCGGCGGCGTTCGGATTCTTCGCTTGCTGCGATCAGCTCGCCGCGCTGGCTCGACAACTGCCGGGTCATCCGGTTGAAGGCCCGGCCGAGCGCAGCGATCTCGTCGTCGTCCCGCGCGACGTCCACCCGGGCGTCGAGATCGCCTCTGCGCACACGCTCGGCGGCGGAGACCAGGCGGCTCACCGGATCGACGACCCGCCGGGCAGAAGACAGCGCCAGCCAGACTGCGCCGACGAAGATCAATGCTGATGCGAGCGCGTAGACGAGGAAGAAGCCTCCGCGCATCTGCGCTTCGCGCGCTTCGGCCTCGCGGAAGGAGTTCGTCATCTCCTCCTGGGCGCTCAGAAGCGAGAAATCGACGTACCAGAGCGTATAGAGATAAAGGTTTTCGGTGTTCGGCAGCCGGACGAGCATGCGGACGTAATCGGGCCCGTTTTCCCGCACCTGCGGGTCTGAGGTGCCGATATCACCCTCGTTTGCAATGTCGAACATCGACTGAGAGGGGGCGACATAGGCCGGCGCGTCGGCGGCCGGTTCCGCCCGGGCGAGCACGGCGGCCTGATCGTTGACGATGTAAAGCGCCGGAAACCCGCGCAGCCGCGCCTGCTCGACGAGATAGCGCCTGTAGAGGATGCGATTGTCGCGCATTCCGCGGAGCGCATCGGGGAAGGACAGGTCTCGCGACAGCCCGTTGAGCTGGATCTGCGCGCTGCGCATGGCGACCTGAGGCCATTCGCGGGCGAGGTCGGCGGACTGTTCGACCACGGAATTGACGTGCTGGCCGAACCAGAACTCGATGCCCCGGCCCAGCACGAGCGCCTGAAACCCCGCCATTAGGAGCGCCGGAACCACGGCGGCGACGGCGAACAGGGTCATGAAGCGGAGCTGGAGCCGCGGGACGGGCTCGCCGAGCTTTCGGGCCCTGAGGTTCTGCGTCGCCTTGATGCCGACCAGCACTCCGAGCCCGAGCGTGACCACCGCCACGAAGGCCAATGCGGCGGCGAACACCGCACCGCCGGGGCCGAAGGTCCCCTCCCCGCCGACCGCCATGAGCGCCAGCGCCACAGCGCCGCCGGCCGCAGCAAAAAACGCCACGCCGAACATGGAGACGCGTTTGACCGCGCCGGGGGCGGCGGCAAGGGCTCGCACGTGGGCAGATTCCTTCAGCACGCGCCGAGTGTGATCCAACTGTGACCCGATTTCAACGACTGTGACATTCAGGGCGCATCTGCGCCGTCATCTAGTCCGAGCACGGCGATCCGCCGGGCGAAGGTGTTGCGGTTCATCCCCAGGCGCTTGGCCGCGTCCTGACGGACGCCGCCGGAGGCCTCGAGCGCAGCGCGTATGAGACCTGTTTCGAGCGCGGCCTGGGCGGTCTGGGCGATCTCTGGATCGTTTTCCGCTTCGAGCGCAGCGAACAGCCTTGCGGCTGCGTCTTCAAGCACGGTTCGCGGGTCGGCGCGGCGGGGTGCGGACATGGCCGCGGCGACATCGTCCGGCCCGATTTCGCCGCGCGCGCCTTGAACAGCGATGCGTTCAGCGACCCGTTTGATCTCGAGCACTTCGCCGGGCCAGGCCTGTGCGTCCACAAACCGCGCACCGTCAGAGCTCAGCATCGCCGCGCCCCGTGCCGCTGCGCTCAGGAAATGGCGAAACAGGAGCGAACGGTCCGCGCCCCGATGCCGGACCGGCGGACATTCGACGAGCCCGATGGCGAGCCGATCGAGAAGCGGCGCTTCGAGCCGGTCGCGAACATCCGGCCCTGCGGTGACGAGCACGCGCGGGCCGCGCTTCTCGGCTTCGAGCTGTTCGAGCACTATAGCTCCCGCCCGCACGCTCCAGGCGTCCGCCCGGCGCAGCAGCACGGCCCCCTCGCCCGCTTCGGCGAAAATCGCCGCGCCACGGTCGGCGAGCGCTTCAGGGCCGGCTTCGACCAACGGGCCTGCGCCGCCGCCCTCGGCGTGCAGCACGCGCGCCGCAGCAGCCCGGCCGGAGCCTTCCGGGCCGACGATCAGCACCGGCTCACGCCGACCGGCGAGCCGACCGAGCGTGCGGAACGCGTCCTGCATCGCCGGCGAGCGCCCGACGAGCCCGGCGTAACCATCTGATCCTGCGTGCTTCTCGGCGGAAGGCAGATTCAACGCGCGCTGCAGGATCGCGACCAGCTCATCGAGATCAAAGGGTTTGGGGAGATATTCGAAAGCCCCGCCCTTGGCGGCGTTGATCGCGGTGCCGGCGGTCGTCTGCGCGCTCATCACCACGACCGGCGCGTCGGGTCTGAGCCGGGCGACCTCGTCCAGCCGGTCGAGGAAATTTTCCCGGCCGAGCAGCACGTCTGCGACGAGCGCGTCGGCTTCGCCCGCCGCCATCTTCTCGATCGCGGTCTGCGGCGTAGCGGTCGAACGCACCTCGAATCCGGCGCGCGACAACGCCTTGGAGATCACGAGCCGCAGCGAATCGTCGTCTTCGAGCACGAGCACCCGGCCGGCCATCAGCGCGCCTCCTGAAGATAAAGCCTGAACACGGTCTCGCCGGGCCGGCTGTCGAACTCCACCCCGCCCCGGTGAAGGTCGGCGATCCGGGA carries:
- a CDS encoding potassium transporter TrkG — encoded protein: MRLSPRMFRALAWGLLALGASAAPFALFAAAEGEEAVMRGFFVTAAAGIFVGGATLAGTASLNRPAGAAAALRLAFYGWLVAPLFASPPFIMATGGSVTGLFEAYSALTTTGAVVLAAEDAPASIILWRCWLAWLGGLVSLVLAATVFAALDRRGVGLRRTSLLTVERADLFTNFGRAIRRLGLVYALATAVGWLALMLSGTPAFAAVCLALSGVATAGFTPFSVPLLEAIPAPAVLVLAALCLAGAWNFAVQYELLSRFRAHRGTGELRAMGAVAGACGIAALFTAGPEQLGPAVLDALFAVTTAGFDASAAAPVPIAALVLLAMVGGSPISTSGGIKMPRVLLLARRAAGELSLLSHPSAAVRTRFAGRSVSDDALAGVWVYAIAFPVALGFGAVAIGLGGAEFSDAWRAAAASLANAGPLGGVDYALLSGPSLAACALLMVAGRLEVLAAAAAVYVIFARD
- the hfq gene encoding RNA chaperone Hfq, giving the protein MSNDKKQNLQDVFLNAVRKGKTPLTIFLVNGVKLQGVVTWFDNFCVLLRREGQIQLVYKHAISTIMPSQPVQLFERDEDDGESED
- a CDS encoding response regulator, which translates into the protein MAGRVLVLEDDDSLRLVISKALSRAGFEVRSTATPQTAIEKMAAGEADALVADVLLGRENFLDRLDEVARLRPDAPVVVMSAQTTAGTAINAAKGGAFEYLPKPFDLDELVAILQRALNLPSAEKHAGSDGYAGLVGRSPAMQDAFRTLGRLAGRREPVLIVGPEGSGRAAAARVLHAEGGGAGPLVEAGPEALADRGAAIFAEAGEGAVLLRRADAWSVRAGAIVLEQLEAEKRGPRVLVTAGPDVRDRLEAPLLDRLAIGLVECPPVRHRGADRSLLFRHFLSAAARGAAMLSSDGARFVDAQAWPGEVLEIKRVAERIAVQGARGEIGPDDVAAAMSAPRRADPRTVLEDAAARLFAALEAENDPEIAQTAQAALETGLIRAALEASGGVRQDAAKRLGMNRNTFARRIAVLGLDDGADAP
- the trkA gene encoding Trk system potassium transporter TrkA codes for the protein MKAVVCGAGRVGYGIARELAAEGNAVTVVDWSRELIDKVTTDLDVRGVVGHGSHPDVLERAGVRDADLLVAVTYSDETNMVACQVAHSLFETPTRIARVRAQSYLDKRWGDLFSQGALPIDVTISPELEVSRSILQRLETPGAFATAPFANSRVQVLGLSVDESSPVAGSSRDQILELFPDLGFDIVGVHRDKTLFIPEGSDPLMPGDDVYVGLSASHVKRALDVFGRSVQRARRIVIVGAGNIGLYVAKALERVGGVRVRLIERDKEQAERAADSLRRTVVLHGDGLDREVLREAGVEDCELALCLTNDDKVNLLSAVMAKREGALRSLCLVNDQAFYPVKSALDVDVLIDPRAVTVSTILQHIRRGRITGLQTLAGGQAEALEGVALATSPLVGKPLNGLDLPEGVAIAAMVRGDKVFFARDAATIEENDRVVFFALKAAVPKVEQMFRVSLQYF
- a CDS encoding sigma-54 dependent transcriptional regulator, whose protein sequence is MAQDILIVDDEADIRDLIGGLLEDEGFEARYAGDADSALAAIRQRKPALAVLDVWLQGSRLDGIELLEEVKKADPALPVVVISGHGTIETAVAAIRKGAYDFIEKPFKSDKLIVTIERALETSRLRRENAELRAKTEIHGELVGQSPAAVLLRQTVDRVAPTNSRVLISGPPGCGKELIARMIHGGSLRKDGAFVPVGAATMDPDRVEEELFGVEREGAVERVGLLEQAHGGTLFLDEVGDMPLATQGKLLRMLVEQRFRRVGGGADVEVNVRVLSSSARDLRGLIAQGRFREDLYHRLAVVPIDVPSLAERRDDIPDLVDHFIERLTAMSGLPRRRIGEDAMAALQAHDWPGNVRQLRNNVERLLILASGEPDEPVTLDSLPGEVAGRGREESGGFDAERMIALPLRDAREKFEREYLRAQINRFGGNISRTASFIGMERSALHRKLKTLGVNGSSRPDEADAEKAS
- the hflX gene encoding GTPase HflX, whose amino-acid sequence is MIDRRPAAETALVVHPQGWDTDPERAEARLEEAAGLAEALDLVPVEARVEPVRKLDPGAYFGSGKVEQLKERCAELGVSVLIVDTALTPVQQRNLEKALNVKVVDRTGLILEIFGRRAQTREGRLQVELARLTYERSRLVRTWTHLERQRGGQGFMGGPGETQIETDRRILADKMAKLRRELDEVKRTRELHRKRRKAAPWPTVALVGYTNAGKSSVFNRLSEAKVLAKDMPFATLDPTTRAVRTPSGRKILLSDTVGFITDLPTELIAAFRATLEEVVEADVLVHVRDMADPDNEGRKRDVEGVLDALDAGEAHGQTIIEAWNKADRLDPETREDLHWRTRLPRKPGRPVSVLTSAETGEGLDQLMAFVDRALAAEDVVLTVKAGASDAAALAWIHEHGVMLDDRIDRETGATWAVARLTRPDAGRFRRKFPGLEVAEERAVAE
- a CDS encoding PAS domain-containing sensor histidine kinase, with the protein product MRALAAAPGAVKRVSMFGVAFFAAAGGAVALALMAVGGEGTFGPGGAVFAAALAFVAVVTLGLGVLVGIKATQNLRARKLGEPVPRLQLRFMTLFAVAAVVPALLMAGFQALVLGRGIEFWFGQHVNSVVEQSADLAREWPQVAMRSAQIQLNGLSRDLSFPDALRGMRDNRILYRRYLVEQARLRGFPALYIVNDQAAVLARAEPAADAPAYVAPSQSMFDIANEGDIGTSDPQVRENGPDYVRMLVRLPNTENLYLYTLWYVDFSLLSAQEEMTNSFREAEAREAQMRGGFFLVYALASALIFVGAVWLALSSARRVVDPVSRLVSAAERVRRGDLDARVDVARDDDEIAALGRAFNRMTRQLSSQRGELIAASEESERRRAFIEAVLTGVSAGVIGLEPSGRIMLVNRSAAQLLGCEPEDLVGEPLETAAPVFETVVQDVLRRPEEIAERQIDVAAEDGAVVHLNVRAGHDEEGGLVITFDDVTRLVAAQRNAAWRDVARRIAHEIKNPLTPIQLSAERLRRRYRDQVEEAGLETFDKCVDTIVRQVSDIGRMVDEFSAFARMPAPKMERVDLNEIAGGAVFAQRVASPAIKLPFAMPEAPVTVECDSRLASQALANILKNAAESVSARMEQDGAKTQGSISVRVYRDNGFGVIEARDDGLGWPTADKARLTEPYMTTREKGTGLGLAIVRRVMEDHGGRLELDDPPEGQTGAVVRLAFPLLEPDPGALEAPARAEA